GACCACCGATCGCCTCGGCCCCGAAGCTTCATCCCAACTTGCCGAGATGGCGCGCATCGCCATGGCCGCCGGCGACATCGCCCGCAACTCGTTGCGCCGCTATTCGGCCGGCGAAATGGTGCACAAGAAGCCTCGCGATTTTCAGACCGAAGCTGACGTTGCCGTCGAGACTTTCATCGTCGGCGAACTCAGGAAAGCCTTCCCCGATCACGGCATCTGGGGCGAGGAGCAAGTTGGCAATACCGAGCAGCCTGCCGGCGCGCCGCGCTTCCTCATCGATCCGATCGATGGCACCACCAATTTCGCCTGGGGCATCCCGCATTTCGGCATCGTCATCTCGCGAGAAATCGGCGGCGTGATCGACAAGGGCGTGGTCTACGACTGCATGCAGGACGAGCTGTTCTCGGCGGAGCAGGGGCAGGGCGCTTACCTCAACGGTCGCGCTATCCGCGCCACCAGCAACGCCGATCCGATCAACGCCGTGGTCGGGGCAGGCCTTCCCGTGCCCGGCCAGGTCAAATCGGTTCCGGTCGAAACCTATCACCACGCCCTGCGCCGCTTGATGGACACCACCTCCGGCGTCCGCCGCCTGGGCTCGGCCGCCATGTCCCTGGCCTATGTCGCCTGCGGCCGCCTCGACGGCTTCTTCGAAGACGGCCTCTCGCCGCTCGACTACGGCGCATCCGTGCTGATCGTGCGGGAAGCGGGCGGGGTGGTTACCGGGTTTAACGGTGCCCCGATCCCCGAAAGCGGTGCGATCCTCGCAGGTGGCGCGGCGATCCACCCGTGGCTGGTGGAAGGCTTCCGGTACTAGGCTACCCACATTCCAATGCATCTTCCCCGGCTTTTGTCGGGGGCGGTGCGATTTACCATTGAGTGGGGTCTTAGGCTGACGCACGCCGAAGCCGTTTGTGCCCAATCCCGCCCCGCCACTTACTTCCCCGGGCGAAGACCCGGGGCCTATTGCACCCGTCCCCCGAGTGGAGACATCCATGGGCCCCGGCTCTTCGGCCGGGGAAGATCGGGGTGGGGCGAGATGGCGGTAGGAATTGAGAATTGCTGCAACTAGAGGGGCGCCTACCCGCGCCCCGAAACGAAGCCGAGCCCTAAATCTCCGCTTCCTCCACATCGATCCTGGTAATCAACCGCCCCAGCCCCATCGGGTCGTCCGTCGTGATCTGATCCACCTTGAGATCGAGCAGTCGCTCCACGATGTCTGCCGTCTCATCCCCCGCCGACTGGATCGTATAGGCATCTATCCTGCGCCCGCCGTCGTGGAAGGCTTTCACCACGTCGAATCCGTTATCGTCGGCGAACAACACGAGCTTGTAGTGGAGATAGATCATCTCCGCCCGCGGTGAGTCCTCCAAGGCCGATTCAACGAAATCGGCGAAGTCCTTGCTTTCCATCAACTCTTCGAGCTTGCCGTCGTGGCAGGGGTCGTAGCCGACATGCAGTCGCGGCAGCGCCTTCGAGAGCGCGGCAACCGCCTCGGCGTCACCTGAGGAGAGGATCATGTGCTCTTGTACCGGCGCAACGGCCGCGGTGAAGCTGGCGAGATTCTCGGCCGTCAGGTCGCGCAGCGACTGCTTGAAATCGAGCTGCAGCAGCGCGTCCGGGTGCAGCCCGCCCTTGGCGAGCAGTTCAGCGAGGTCCTCGAGGATCATCACCGGATGTGTTGTGGGGTTGCCGTCATTGTCGCGCAGGCGCAATTGCCGGATGACGTCGGCCGATGCCTCGCCGACCGGCCCATGCCCCGTCGTCTCGCGATCGAGCGTCTCGTCGTGGAGGACCGCAAAGCCATTGCTGCCATGGCGGACGAGGTCCACTTCGACGCTGGCGCCCAGCCGCATGCCCTCGAGGATGCGCTGGCCGGTGAAGACGGGATCGGTCAGCGTCCGGCGGCCGCGATGCCATTTGTAGAAGGTGCGATGGCCATCGCGCAGGCAGAAAATATCACTGGGCATGTCGAGCGGGCTGAAGCGAGGATTGCTGGGAACGGTAGAGCACGGCGTCGTCGCGGAAGAGGGCGAAGCGCTCGGGCTTGAGTTGCACCCGATCCGCGCCCTTCCAGGCGTGATCCGGCGAAACCATGGCTTTGGCGCGCGTGCCGTTGGGGAGGTCCAGATCGACCATGGCATGCGTGCCGAAATCGACCGCACGATGGACGCTCGAAGTGTCGGGCGAAGCCGCCCCGATCAGCGAAAGCGCTTCCGGGCGCACGGCAAGCGTTGCGTCGCCTTCGGCAACCGGTGCGCCGACGGTGATGCCGCCGCCAGTGAACATGCCGTTCTTCACCTGGCCTTCGACGAAGTTCATCGTGCCGATGAAGCCGGCCACGAACGGGGTCTGCGGCTCGCGGTAGAGTACGTCCGGTCGATCGATCTGCTCGATATGGCCGTCACGCATCACGACGATCCGGTCGGCGAGAGCAAGGGCTTCGTCCTGGCCGTGCGTGACGAAGAGCGTCGTGATCTTGAGGCGCTGCTGGATGTCGCGCACTTCCTCGCGCAGGCGTTCGCGCAGATGCTGGTCGAGGCTGGCGAAGGGTTCGTCGAGCAGCAGGATCTTGGGTTCGAGCACCAGCGAGCGGGCGAGGGCCACGCGCTGCTGCTGGCCGCCGGACAGCTGGTTGGGCTGGCGCTTGCCGTAGCCGGCGAGGCCCACCAGTTCGAGCACGTGCTCGACTTTCTCGGCGATTTCCTTCTTGGGCAGACGACGCAACTTGAGGCCGAAGCCGATATTGCCGGCCACGTTCATATGGCTCCAGAGTGCGTGGCTCTGGAACACCATCGTCGTCGGGCGCTTTTCCGGAGGCAGGCGGGCTACTTCATCGCCATCGATCTTGATCGAGCCACCCGTGGGCGTCTCGAAGCCGCCGATCATGCGCAGGACCGTGGACTTGCCCGAGCCCGAAGGTCCGAGCAGGCAGACGAGTTCGCCATCGGCGACATCGAGCGAAAAGGTGTCGACGGCGGTGGTCGTGCCGAACTTCTTGGTGACGTCGTTGATTTCCAAGCGAGCCATGGTCAGCTCCAATCCATAAATGTCATTGTCATGCACCCAGCCCGCGAGCGAAAGCCCCCTGGCCGATGATGCGGCGCACGAAGAGCAGGGCGATGAAAGAGGGCACCCAGAGAAGCACCGAAAGCACGGCGCCGTACTGGACGACCATCTGGTTGTTGATGAACGAGATCATCAGAACGGGCATCGTGCGAATGGCCGGGGCGCCGATCAGCCAGGCGCCTTCCGTCTCGTAGAACGTGCCCACGAACGAGAGCAGCACCGCCGCAAAGATCGTTGGCGCTGCCTGGGGCAAGGTGATTGACCAGAAGACTCGCGCCGGGGAGGCGCCCACGTCGCGTGCGGCCTCCTCCATGCGACGGTCGACGCCCTGGAAGGCGGCAACGGGAATCCAGATCATGAACATCAGCGTGCCCACGAGCTGGATCAGCACCACGCCCCAGAACGTGCCGATGAGGTCGAACGTCAGAAAGATCGCCGCAATCGCCACGAGCAGGCCGAACTTGGGGAAAGCGTGCCCGG
The sequence above is a segment of the Paradevosia shaoguanensis genome. Coding sequences within it:
- a CDS encoding inositol monophosphatase family protein, yielding MTTDRLGPEASSQLAEMARIAMAAGDIARNSLRRYSAGEMVHKKPRDFQTEADVAVETFIVGELRKAFPDHGIWGEEQVGNTEQPAGAPRFLIDPIDGTTNFAWGIPHFGIVISREIGGVIDKGVVYDCMQDELFSAEQGQGAYLNGRAIRATSNADPINAVVGAGLPVPGQVKSVPVETYHHALRRLMDTTSGVRRLGSAAMSLAYVACGRLDGFFEDGLSPLDYGASVLIVREAGGVVTGFNGAPIPESGAILAGGAAIHPWLVEGFRY
- a CDS encoding glycerophosphodiester phosphodiesterase, whose protein sequence is MPSDIFCLRDGHRTFYKWHRGRRTLTDPVFTGQRILEGMRLGASVEVDLVRHGSNGFAVLHDETLDRETTGHGPVGEASADVIRQLRLRDNDGNPTTHPVMILEDLAELLAKGGLHPDALLQLDFKQSLRDLTAENLASFTAAVAPVQEHMILSSGDAEAVAALSKALPRLHVGYDPCHDGKLEELMESKDFADFVESALEDSPRAEMIYLHYKLVLFADDNGFDVVKAFHDGGRRIDAYTIQSAGDETADIVERLLDLKVDQITTDDPMGLGRLITRIDVEEAEI
- a CDS encoding ABC transporter ATP-binding protein; translation: MARLEINDVTKKFGTTTAVDTFSLDVADGELVCLLGPSGSGKSTVLRMIGGFETPTGGSIKIDGDEVARLPPEKRPTTMVFQSHALWSHMNVAGNIGFGLKLRRLPKKEIAEKVEHVLELVGLAGYGKRQPNQLSGGQQQRVALARSLVLEPKILLLDEPFASLDQHLRERLREEVRDIQQRLKITTLFVTHGQDEALALADRIVVMRDGHIEQIDRPDVLYREPQTPFVAGFIGTMNFVEGQVKNGMFTGGGITVGAPVAEGDATLAVRPEALSLIGAASPDTSSVHRAVDFGTHAMVDLDLPNGTRAKAMVSPDHAWKGADRVQLKPERFALFRDDAVLYRSQQSSLQPARHAQ
- a CDS encoding ABC transporter permease, which produces MANLSLPFVRSRTRIDWAGIFMAVALTLVIVLPLVVVGTWAFTEVWRYPSVIPQKFGLRFWNATLSRADVWDSLWLSIRLTTMVTLVSAIICLPAAYAFARMKFPFRNVLFFSFLAGHAFPKFGLLVAIAAIFLTFDLIGTFWGVVLIQLVGTLMFMIWIPVAAFQGVDRRMEEAARDVGASPARVFWSITLPQAAPTIFAAVLLSFVGTFYETEGAWLIGAPAIRTMPVLMISFINNQMVVQYGAVLSVLLWVPSFIALLFVRRIIGQGAFARGLGA